The following are from one region of the Nymphaea colorata isolate Beijing-Zhang1983 chromosome 7, ASM883128v2, whole genome shotgun sequence genome:
- the LOC116258147 gene encoding uncharacterized protein LOC116258147 isoform X2: MKVDENEGGVTETRGGIYWIILPAGYLGSSFWGMVFILSSTNLLTARIAAGCFLAALFIVLFVAKNWFLRGLCIGFIIFIAVVWLLQEKTSVHALRYIILFIGVMNSLFSVYDIYDDLISRRIRSSDAEQFAAHCLCPCNGVAWGVIWGLISFAFLCASVYLGLVILS, encoded by the exons ATGAAGGTCGATGAGAATGAGGGTGGAGTGACAGAAACACGTGGCGGGATATACTGGATAATCTTGCCAGCTGGAT ACCTTGGTTCATCATTTTGGGGAATGGTTTTCATATTATCATCCACAAACCTTCTCACTGCAAGAATTGCTGCTGGATGTTTTCTAGCTGCTTTGTTTATTGTACTATTTGTTGCTAAGAAT TGGTTCCTTCGAGGACTTTGTATTG GATTCATTATTTTCATAGCTGTAGTATGGCTTTTGCAAGAAAAGACATCAGTCCATGCACTTCGCTACATCATTTTGTTCATAG GTGTAATGAACAGCTTGTTTTCAGTTTATG ATATCTATGATGACTTGATATCGCGTAGAATCCGCTCAAGTGATGCTGAACAATTTGCTGCTCATTGCTTGTGTCCATGCAATGGAGTTGCATGGGGAGTCATTTG GGGATTGATATCTTTTGCGTTTCTATGTGCATCTGTGTATCTTGGACTCGTCATCTTATCTTGA